The sequence TCTCATCTcgacccagaagtggtgatcgagATAATCTGGATAAATGACGATCTTCgaaaagttttgaaaaaagacCTAAATCAAAACTAAAATACACCGAAAAACATACAATTTGACACCTCTACCGCACAAGAAAAACacatattaaaattaacaatATCAGTTAATTCTAATAAAAacaacattacctgaaagccacttgttgtcccaAGACCATACTTCATCAGAAAATCATTcaaattcctatcaaatgattcTTTTGTAAAAGAGTTTCAAACAACATGATTCATCTCTGTTCAATTTTTTCGTGTCGCTtgtagccatttaatttacttgagATCTTCTTTATGATATGTCAAATACACCACCAGTGAATTATTGTGGGCATACAAATCTCAATAGCCCTTTGCATCGATGCGCATTGATCCATAAGAATGCCTTTCGGAGTATtttctcccatgcaacgaagccaacattcaAATAACTATTTGAATGATTGAGTATCCTCGTTTTTCATCAAAGCATGTCCTAGAAGTGTTgattgaccgtggtgattcacccagCAAAAGAACCAAAAATCAAATTATACCTGTATACAACGACACCGAAACAAAATCATTAATACACCAAAAGAATATCTCTTTACACCGAAAATGATATCAAAATACACATAAACTAGAACAAcatattacctgtttgtattgtaagtggtatcgaatgaaataacatctccaaAATACTCATAGGCAGCCCTGATTCTTGCGTCGGCCCAAAAAATAATCTTAATTGACTGATCAACCTCAAGTTCAAGCTCagaaaagaaattctgattcttctctttcattcttaataagtatttccCAAATTATTTTGCATCCTCTAGATCCGAAATATTCCGCACTTCTCTCATGATGTAATttctcacatctttttcaataaaacttaATTTACGATAACCCCCTACTGCTGTGACAAATGATTGGTATGTTTTGCTTGTTCTAATTCCGGCTTCCtcattattctctattgtacgtcATACGGACATGCTTAATTCCCTGTGTTGTTTAAGCATCTCTGCTTGATTTTCACAGCAAGGATGATGCAACACAACTTTTGAAATGATCCAAACACCAATGTCCttcaatatatgtatataaattcttgcaggacaatttAATCCACCTGAGGGATTTGTCTTCTCAGTTGGAGATATGTTCGATTTTCATTtcccctctctgctacatgtaatcaattggtttttaattttatttcccttcttatttgtgcTCTGACCTTTTATAGAAAAATCTATAACTTTCGAATAATCTTTGTAGAATTTTGCAGCTTCTTTCAAGCGTGTTAAAAGTCATCCTAACCTTTGGAACAAACTGCTCATCAACGTCATACAGAAACTGCAAAATACACCGAAAATAGTCCATAATACACCATATTAAAGGATAACATACACTGAAactcatcataaaaaataataaaatcagatTCAGAACTCATAtattacattcaaattcaaaccatcaactatgcacaacaattttcacaaacagaaactaaataattcaattatagaatcataaactactaacaaacTATATTAACTAGATTTAAATCACACTTCACTACTTGAttcgattcaaaacaataatacaATTCACCCGCGTTCaattgaaaagtctaaacctaTAAATACACCGAAAAGTTTCTACAATACACCAAAAGAATTCTAATATATACCAAAATGAGAATGGAACAGATTTATCAGAACtcctacattacattcaattcaaactatcaacgatgaacaacaattttcacaaataaaaataacattattcacctacaaaatcataaactactaacgaaaatattaaatagaatcgaaccacacctcagccacttgattggattcaaaacaataatccacttcgctctggttcaattgacaatctgaacttgaatcattcattatcttcaacaacgagataattGTTCAAAACTGATTTCAGAACTTGATTTCAAAAACGTAGAAAACGAAGGAAATTTAAAAATGAAGAAAAGAGAACGTAGAGAACAAAGAAAGAGAAACACTGAGAACGCAGAGATGGAAGAGAACATAGATCGAAAACGCtgaaaaattcgaaaaaaaacgAAATTCTTTTAAAAAGGTAGTTATATATTTGCACGTTGAATGGAAAGTTAGTTAAATAGTGGCGCGTGAAATGAGTtagattaaaaagattttttttggaCTCGTTtgtataaataatttaaatgtaGAGaatatttattgttattattataaaagaGAGTATGGTGAAGTGAAATTTCACGCTGTGAATATGGTAGTACTGTTCATGGCATGTCTATCAGTAATCTCATGCCATGCAATGGTTCATACATGCATAGAGAATGACTAATTGGTTTAATCCATGCTCCCATATGTGTCATCTGCTAGCATGATTGTCATTATGGTAtttatcctctctctctctctcctataataccaaaaaaaaaaaacataaaaagttttttttttagaaagttaaattaaaaataatcattTTATTGGACAGCTTCGAATTATTCTTGATGCCATTGTCTAAAAGTAATTAGGAGATTTAATTATTCGTTCAATGTGATATAATCAAATActtattgatttgatttaattaaaataaattccaTTAGAAAAAGATTATTCTGTTTAAAATCTTTTAATATAAAATGATTaataattttacatttttatcttttatttacaaCAAAATCCTCAACTATTACCACCAACCATTGGTCGGCAAACAGCCGCCAGTCCTCTACCACCTCTGACCCTCTCAAAACCCTTCTCTTTTATATTGGTATCTAAAAAGTACAAATGACTTTATACATTTTTAACACCAAATCATTTTATCCATGGGTGTTCATGGATCAGATCGTATCTGCAGATCCACGATAAATATTCgtatccgatccgaaaattgcggatacgatccgatccgcatTCTTTGCGGATCGGACcgcggatatctgctctacatccgcggatccgcagatccgcactataataattaaaaaataaataaatatatatgtttggtattatattacttgtttgtatgttttagttagtaattattattcatatattgtattattttattttgttatttaaaaagagtttgattaaaactattttaggaataaataaatttaaaagtgtgaaagaaatatttttattgaattttttacatAGATATATGATTAAAAAGGGAATGTtcaattatgcggatatatccgatatttgATCCGATCCAATACTAAAAAGTGCGGATATAATATCCAATCCAATCCGATGGAAATTGTGCGGATCGAATTGAATTTTCgaccatatccgatccgatccaatcaGCGTACACCCTAATTTCATCCAATCAACCGAAAAGATTTAATCTTAGTTATAATATAGATTTACGTGGATttacaaatcaaatcaaataaattaTCATTTTGTATTTATTCCAAACAAagaatttaatttgaaaattaaatcaaTGTTAATTCCATTGTATTTCAAAAACACACCCTTAATATTTTTCTTTACGCAGTATTTATTTAGCGTTCATTTGATGGTAACTTGTAAGATATACTGTGGTCATAGTGTNNAGTACGAAAAAAAATCATGTGAGGAATatcattataaaatataaaagtgACATTATCATTTTCCTAATTTGTGACGTTTAACCCAGACCTGCCAAGTGCACTCACTAACATGCTTCTGCCGATGAAAGCAGGCATGAGTGAGGCCTGTTGTTATAGAAGAAGGTGCAGAGTGGTGGTTGTAATTCACGTTTACAATAAATCACAAATCGCGCAacaaaattttgataataatttGAGCTTACCAGAAACAGACACAAAAGgtgtttaaattattaatttaaacttATAAAAAATGTGTTACACTGGCTAACAGAAGCAATGTCTCAATATAAATCTCAAAGATAAGCTGTTAAAGCTTTGTAAAGTGAAACAGAAGGCTACACTAATCGATCAGTTCTGCCTTCACTTCTTCTCATTGTACAGCCCACAGGGTATGGCAATTCTCGTTTCAGGacacaaaattaataaaatctaaagGCCATATAGATAAGCTACAAGCTTTCAACCtaataattcataaattatagATCAAAGAATAAAAGAACAGAATGTACTTGCCATTATTTATCACGACTTTAGAAATCACTTGATCACTGATGTGCCTTTGCACTTTGGCTCTCATGCTTCAAAGGGGTAAACATGAAATTTCCTGAAAACAATGCTTCTTTATCTGCCAATTCAAAAGATTCACGTCTTGGTTAAACTCAAAAACTGAAACtcaaaaagaaatataaatatcTCCACCAGATCCTTAGAATGCTTCCAAAATAATTTCTTTCATGGTTTCAAGCATTCTAACAGTACGAAGACATGTAACAACCAAGGATAACCCaagtttaaaattcaaaataacttTCTTCAGGAATTCACAAGTGGCACAAAGGGAGCATTGGGTAAATATTTAATGACTTGATTGAGATTCTATTTAGTTTATAATTCAGATCATTGCAGACTCAAGGAAGAGATTGGAAGTATTATAGTGAAAAAAGGGATTGGTACTAAGTATAAGGAAAAGAACTGATAGGGTAGAAGTTTAAAATATATAGATAAGATAAGTAGGATattctgcatatatatatatatatagagcgaGAGAGACTTTCGCAGAGTGATAGGAAGCACTTCAACTCACTATAGTTTACAACGTAGTTAGTATACAGTACACAGCAATAGGCATAGTTCCGTAATTTATCATCCACTTTGTGACAACTAATATTAACAGTTTGACACATACAGAAACAGTTCTCACAGACAAGGTCTGAGACAGTCTTTACCTGTTAAAGTCATGCAACTTACTTCCCGACGAGCATACCTGGCCATTGCCTATATGAAGGCTTGAAATTCAGTTTACTCGTATGAAAGATGAAACAATAAAAAATCAACTATACaattaaaaatgaaatgcaaaggaAACAGTTTAGGCGAAAGTGCTGGGGGGAATTCTCTTTTGAAATTTTTGTGTCTAAAGAAAGTCAAAATTTAAGTCTCTTCAATCAATCCTGTAGATTTGATCAAAAGTGACCACTATATGATCCCAGTTTTAGCAGACTATAGATTAAATATAAtatgtcaaaaaaataaaaaaatatgaaaaagagggCAGGGGGGCAATTATGAAAGGGGGAATGCTTAAAAAGTCAAACCGAGGCAAAATTTTGATCCAGAGCAGAGGCAATTGGTGTGGTTAATGAACGGTTAATAAGCTGAAAGACTTTATTTGAATATTCAAGAAACCTCAGGCCTCAAGGTTCGGTATATTGGCTTTGTTATGACTTTTCACAAATTGTCCAATTTCAAAAACCGTATACTATATATGCCACACAATATCTATTCCCCGAATATAATTGAAAATATTAACATCTATTAATATCATTCAGAGGAGAGCATACATTCACCAACTGAGAAGCACCAGCATCTGGCATTGATGAACCATCATCAGAGAAAATATTCCTGAAGCAAAAAAGATTGTAGATAACGATAAACTATGAATATTGCATAAATGATAAAATTCTTGAAAGAGTGAGATATTCTCATTACACAAATTATTTATACAAGCTCAATAAGTTTATCAAATTCTGACTACTGAACAAACTCTGCTGAGCTGTGTAACTAACAATAATTGTAACTGCCAACTAACTCAACTGAAATTATTGTGTTATAGTGTAGTGATaaccaagaaaagaaaagagaaaaaaaccaGTAACTATTATATGGTGTAAGCAATAAAGTGATAAACTGTGTCGTCACTCATCACTGATATAGTACCTAAATTAGGAATAGTCAGACAGAGAAAGGAGTATAACTTCAGAGCAGAACCTACCTCCATAAAACAGTAGCAAGATCACTAGGTTTAGCCTCTGGAAGCATTGCAGTGTCATAAGCAACGATGTTCCCGTAAAATATCTTCTCCAGATCTTTCATCCACTTAGTCAACAGGAGGTTAACCTGTCATTCCAAACCAAAAATGTCAAAATTCAATATCATAAAAACCAACTGCTACATGCCTCGCACTAATTTGCACAAAAGGAATTCCGATAGTTAAATTATGCCCATTGATGAACTATTAATGGATAAGTAAATCAAGAAACAGATAATTACTTAAGCGGTTAACAATTAACATTCTATAAAATAGAAGTATTTAGGCGAGTGTTTCAAATTATACATTCCTGGAGAAGAAAAATCTAATCTAAAAGGCTACTCACTCCAGCTTTGGACACTCTCAGCTCCACATCATGATTGTATATCTCGTAAAGGTACTGCCCAAATTCAACACCCTCCTTCCCCTCTTGTTTCAAGCGACGCAAACATAGCCACATATGAAGTACTAGTAAAGAGAA is a genomic window of Arachis ipaensis cultivar K30076 chromosome B06, Araip1.1, whole genome shotgun sequence containing:
- the LOC107646140 gene encoding ubiquinol-cytochrome-c reductase complex assembly factor 1, producing the protein MLQRWRRAFTPLCKAGSLNVVSGATGTRHSYARVAAAPPLPTKDKPFTPQPPLVNLDKMFWSAPCSLALPPDSPRRVEEPNYQGIKRFILKLMLFYSKQSKSIRGANVVYRRIISQVDKPPIYEVFNLEKTFKTTFSLLVLHMWLCLRRLKQEGKEGVEFGQYLYEIYNHDVELRVSKAGVNLLLTKWMKDLEKIFYGNIVAYDTAMLPEAKPSDLATVLWRNIFSDDGSSMPDAGASQLVNAMARYARREVSCMTLTDKEALFSGNFMFTPLKHESQSAKAHQ